A segment of the Peptococcaceae bacterium genome:
ATTACGGTCAGCTTCCAGTTGATTCTAATAGTCCCCGATTCATTATATTCTGCTACAGGCTAAATGTTCGTACCTGGTGTCCTGGAAATAAGCAGCAAAGTATTTTAAAGAGGCAATATTTTACGCAAGACCCGTTGCCCAGCTATTATTCAGGCCGGGAGTCAGGACAACCCAATGTATCAAATTTGTATTGGTTTTTAGGATGGTATATAGTTAAGGCAAAATGATTGAGGGGGCTGCCATGAAAAGAAGTATGAAGAGGAATACGGCTGTTTTACTGCTGGCGCTGTTTGTTTCCTGTATTTTTTTTACCGGACAGGCTTACGCTTCGTGGGGAGCGGCAAAAATAGCCGAACTGAGAGCTAAACAAAGCGGCGGGACCGTTATGCCGGAGCCAATGCCGCCTGTTCAGGAACCGCCTGCCGGTCAAGGAGAAATGTCTCAAGAAGAGTCACTGCTGTTGAAGCTTGTTAATGACGAAAGAACGAAGAACGGGTTGAAGCCGCTTCAGCCAATGCCGGAATTGAACCACCTGGCGCGCCTTAAAAGCGAAGACATTATAAAGTACAACTATTTTTCGCACACTTCACCAACTTACGGTTCTTTTGCTAAAATGGTGTATGATGCAGGCATAAGGTTTTATTCGGTTGGTGAGAACCTGGCCAAAGGGAGGAGCGTTACCCATGCCTTTTATATGTTTTTGGGGAGCGCCGGACACAGGGCCAACATGTTAAACAGCAGCTTCACACATACCGGGATTGGCGTAGTTCATGATCAGTATGGCGTGGTAGTTACCCAGTTGTTTATTATGAAGTAAAAATTTTTGCTTTAATGTAAACCCGGTATTACCGGGTTTTTTATGTTCGATTACGAAACAAGTATATTCCACCGCGTGAGTAACAAAAAAGCCACCTTAGGTAAGCATTGTTAAATGCTTTTTTATTTCGATATGACATCTTTGGCTGGGGTCTCATATAGTGATAATAGTAAAAAAATGAAGGTGGGATAACGCCATGTTTAACGTTTACTGGGGAGACCGGTTCCTGGCCACATATGAAAAGAAAAAGGAAACACCCTTTCTGACATTTTGCGCCGCGAATGGGATACCCTGCGAGTATCGCAGCGGGGCAGAGGAGTATGTTGTTTTTCCGGTCTTAAATGGAGTCACTGTGGCCCTGTCTTCTCTAAATGCGAATAATAAGAATGCACAAGAAGTGGCAAAACAACTTTCAGAAAGTCTGTCTCCCTGGGGGGCGCTCGTAGTCTTCCTTCACCGCGACTTAAAAAATCTTGGACTCATAAAGATACTGAAGGTGCAGATACTTTTAGCCCTGGAGGAAAGTGCAGACAGGCAGGAAACGGGTAAGCTGCGGTTTTTTTATTCTTTAAGACAAAAGAAAGAAAGCCTGGCTATCATCGCTTCAATTGCCAAGCAATTATTGAAGTCAAGGACAGGTATCACCATGGAAATATCCACCATATGCGATGTTGTCAAGAATCTGAAGTACATAAAGTATTATTTCTGCAATGTGCCCACCGTCTTGATTGAAATTGCCGGGCTGGATGTTTTCCAGCTGGAAAACCTGGAAAGAGCTCTGCTGAACGGCATACTGGAAAGATACGGCAGTATTTCACCAGAAGAGCAGTCGACAAAAATAAAAAGGCTGCAGGAGTATATGGAGGAACAGGAACAAGAACAGGCAAATGAGGCGGCAGAAGAGGAGATGCCTGACCCTGGAGAAAGCCGGGATACAAAAAAGGAAGAATTCGACTATTCGGTGAACGAGAGAGAAACACAATCAAAAGAAGATATTATGTCTCAACAGAGGCGGCAGCCAGGCCATAAGAACCAGGCGCAGCCGGAAACTAACGGATGGAAGGTGTCTGGAGATTCACCGGTCGAAAGAGGCAAGAACAAGAAAAGACATTACGGAAAACAAACATCAGCTCTTTTTCCGCCGGGCGATGGACCAGTTTATCAATTTGAGGCGTCTCAGAAAAACAATGTGCTTCAATCCGCTTCCTTGCTGGCGATAGTTGACAGGGAGAACGTGGTCAGCAGTTTTAACGACGAAATCAGAAAAACGGCGGAGTGGATAGTCCGGCAGGGCGGCTGTATATCCAAACAGAATGCTGGCGAAAACGAAAGTGTGTCCAATTCAGATGACGAGCATATCATATAGTGGGAGTTAAGCCTCCCAGGTGGGCGCTTATTGCATCTCATGAATTCCTCATTGGGGAGGATCAGGCGATCCTCCCCAATTCTTTTTCCTGTTATGCCTTAAATTACCTGCTGAAATTATCCCCTTCGTGTGTTAAGGTAGTATAGGCTGTCATAAATACTTTCACAGGAGGGAAAAATGATTAGTAAAACAAAAAGCGGTATAGCTTTTGTGCTGCTTCTGGTTTTCTGCCTGCTGATACTGGCGCCCGCGGTCCAGGCCGCACCCGTTGTCGCCAAGCCGGGTGACAGCAGCGCCACGATTGGCGAAATCAATATGATGCTTAAGTCTTTGGGATACTACTACGGACCGGTATCAGACAAGTACGGTGTTTCCACCAAATACGCCGTAATCATTTTCCAAAGGATGCACAGGCTGCCGGCTACCGGTACGGTGGACGAGCTTACCTACCAGGTTTTAAAGAACGAGTTTAATACAAAAACCGGTGGTGATAAAACACCGGCACCAAGTCCAGAGCCTGCTCCTGTCCAAGAACCGAACCCGCAGCCAGGCACGCAGCCTAAGCCGGAACCCGCACCGGTTCCCGAACCAGCCCCATCACCTGCGCCTGTTTATGGTCTGACAACCGATGAACAAAAAATGTATGAACTGATAAACCAGGAACGGGCCAAAGCCGGGGTTGCTCCCCTGCAGCTAGACATGAGACTGGTGGAAAGCGCGCGGATAAAAAGCAAGGATATGATTGACAATAACTATTTCAGTCACACCTCACCGGTTTACGGAGGATTTGCGACCCTGATCCGCAAGTATGCGCCCGATTACAGATACATCGGGGAAAATATCGCTGGCAACAGGACGGTTGAAGCAGCACAAAGCGCGTTCATGAACAGTGAAGGGCACCGCAGGAATATACTCAACCCCAATTATACTCATGTGGGAATAGGGGTTGTTGACGGCGGCCCGTACGGGAAGATGATTACCCAGCATTTTGGCGGTTAGGAAAAGAATAGCGAGAAGAACTAAAAGAGATTAAACCCATAAAAGGTTTAATCTCTTTTAATTATTTACAGTAACCAAATTGTTGTACATGCAATATCATATATCAGGCAGTCCTAAATACTTATGCCGGAAAGGAGATTATGCATGTTCCCAAATGACCTGGAAAAGATTTTTCAAACTGAAGACGCAGCCCTGGAAAAGTTAGCTAATTTTCTTTTGGATGTTTTAAAATCTGGAGAAAATAACATGGATTCTAACTTGGGAAAGTCATCGTGTTGTTGCCCTGGGTTAATAAAATTTAAGGTCATCGGCAGTACTGTGGTTATAATTAATAACAATGCCGAATGCAAGCGCGATTGAAATTCTGTCCGATTTTTATCATCCTGTTTTTAAAACTGGTTCTTCAAAAAAAGTAACTAAAAGAAGGTAGAAGCATAGTATATAATTGGTCGAGCTAATAATCATTATTCTGGAAGGAGGTTTTTATATTGAAGATTAATGAGATACTTGAGATTCCTCCCGTTCTTACCCCGGAGGTTATTCAGGCCATTGCCGATAACGCTGAGGCACTAAAAGCGTTAAAAGCGGTTTTAAGTTCAGGCGATGAGGCTGTGGCGTTAAGCAATGACTGCCATTCTAAAGATTGCTGCTGCCCTAAATTCCTGAAATTCAAGATCATTGGCTGTACTGTCATTATTATCAACGACAATGCAGAATGTAAAGAAAACAATAATTCTGATTAAGAAAAGACGTATTAATCATCCGGGAGTGTACAGCTCCCGGATTTTGCATCACTAACCCGTCCAACAACTTGCAACAAACAGCAATCGTGCCGGCAACTTTCCTACAATTACCACGAGACTTTATTCGCTAAACATGCTATTTTATGGATACAGGAAAAATTTTAGGGAAAGAGGGAATGGCATGATGAAAAAAAGAACCGTAACGACAATTGGTACCCTTGTTTTCCTTTTTTTTACGCTGGCATTCTTAGCTTCGCCCATGAACGCAGTTGCCAGCAGTTTGCCGGTTAGCGATACCGGTTCCCAGGACAACCCGATAGTAGCGAAAATGGGCGACAGCGGCCCGGTTGTCAGGGAGATAAAAACAATGCTCGGAGCGCTGCGCTATATCAATTTTTACGGGACGCCCAGTACATATTACACAAGGGTTACTGCATACGGGGTTTATTATTTTCAGCGCGACAATAGGCTGGACATGACCGGTATGGTGGACCTCCGCACCTATAATCTCCTGCAGGCCAAATACCTGGCCATGCTGGGAAGGCCGGCGCCTTCACCGGCTCCCGCACCTTCGCCGGCTCCGGTGACGGGCTTGACGGCGGAAGAACAAACGATGATCGATCTTGTTAACCAGGAACGGCTCAAGGCCGGTGTCGCTCCGCTGCAAGTGGACATGAGGCTGGTGGAAAGCGCGAGACTTAAGAGCCAGGATATGATCGACAATAATTATTTCAGTCACACTTCGCCCACCTGGGGCCAGTTTTACACGATCATTCGCCAGAAAACGGGGTCGGATTACGGTTACCTCGGTGAAAACCTGGCGGGAGCGCCGTCGGTTCAAACGGCCCACAGCCTGTTAATGAACAGCGAAGGACACCGTCAAAACATTCTAAATCCAAACTACACGCATATTGGGATCGGCATTAAAAAAGGCGGACCGTATGGTATGATGTTCACCCAGCACTTTGGCGGCGCTGCCAGGTAAAATTACTTTTCGATATTTTTGCTGTGTTTTTATGTTGCCAAGTCACTCCTTCCTTGTACCCATTCATATTATAGGTTAGGCTCTATTAGTTGTGCTGAAAAAAGGAGGGAGTTAATTGCACGAATATGAATTTACGGCCCAGGTGAAACAATTGTGGAAGGACCCGGAGATTCAGGCGCTGGCCAGGCGCTGCTACCATAAATTATTTAAATGCACGCCAGTTATCCTGGAAAAGGTTTGTGCATCCGGGACCAAGTGTTTTCACGACATTCATTATCTCTTTGAAACAGAAGGAGGACTTCCCATCCCGCCCGATGCATGTCCCATCAATTGCGTGGTAAGCAATTTTGCCATCTGCGGCGTGGGAACGGCGCCGTTGAAGCCTGGCGTGCTTGCCCCGCGCAGGGTAGGAGAATGCATAGTTTTCACCGTTGTCTACAAAGTCCGTGTCTGGTTTGAATTCTTTGATACGGTCAATAACAGCGTGGAAGTGGGGATGGCAAGTCAATGTTTCGAGCGCGAGCTGGCGGTACCCGTTGAGGATATAGACGGGGGCTGTGTGCTTTGCCAGCCGGAGGCGGTCGATCTCTGCATCAGGAGAATAAATCTCGACTGTATCAGGGCCGTGGTTGTACCCCGCCCTGAAGGGTTTCCCAAGTCTTTCCCCCCATACGCTATTGAAGTTACGGTGGAAAAGGAATTCTTTGCGCTGGAATCGGGAAGGTCTATTGTCTGTTTGCCCACATGTGTCGAGGAGTGTATCGAACTGCCGTTTCCGATCTTTCCGGGAGAGTGTGTGCCGTTTGAGAAAGAGGCCAAGTGCGACGAATTTTGCCAGGAAACGGACCTGCAGCCCGGCCGCTGCGCCCAGTGCCCGCCGCCTCAGCCATGAGACTATGGGTTTGCATAACAGGCTGTCAAAAAAGCCACTTTACCAGGTGGCTTTTTTGTGTTTTGGGCTGGCTGCCGGCAACCAGGGACAGGGAAAGGACACAGAATTCGTTTTCTTTTTTATAGAAAAAAGGTAAAATGATCTTTAGTAAAGAGTTGGAGGTAAAGTATTGACAGGCTTATTTGTAAAAAAGGAAAAAGAGGGAATCACATTTTATCAAGCGGCTTCATTCGAGGCTGCGGGATTAGTAGTTCACGCTTTCACCGGAAGAAAAGGAGGAGTCAGCAGAGGACTCTTTGAGAGTTTAAATTTGAGCATCTTGACGCAGGACTTGCTGGAAAACGTCCTGGAAAACAGGAGGAGATTGTGCGGGATACTCGGGATCAGCCCTGACAGCCTGACAGGAGCCCGGCAGGTACACGGGGACAGTGTTTACCTGGTAAGAGAGAACGATAAAGGCCGGGGCGCCAGACAGCCTGGTTCGGTTATTCCCGCTGCCGATGCCCTGATGACTGCTGTGCCTGGAATTACCTTGGTTGCCTTTTTTGCAGACTGTGTGCCCGTGTTTTTTTTGGATCCCGTAAAAAAGGCTGTTGCCTTAACCCATGCTGGCTGGAAAGGAACTGTCGCCGGGATTGCCGCGAAAACGGCAGCGGCGATGACCCGGGCTTTCGGAACAAAACCGGAAGACCTTCTGGCAGCAGTGGGGCCGAGTATAGGGCCATGTCATTACCAGGTGGATGGTCCGGTTATTGAAAGGGTCAGGCTGGCCTTCCCGGATGATTATGGTGAATTGCTGCCTGGTATGACGGCGGACGGTCACGCTCGGTTCAATCTCTGGGAAGCCAATGTACGCCAGATTCGCAGTTTGGGAGTACCTGCCCAAAACATAACCGTGGCCGGTATTTGCACATACTGCGAGCAAGAGAACTTCTTTTCGCATCGCCGGGGAATGGCGGGAAGGCAGGCGGCTTTAATTATGTTAAAAAATGAGCAGGGGTGAGAGGATGACGAAAGTACTGGTTGTTGACGATGAAGCCAGTATTGTAGAACTGGTAAAGTATAATCTGGAAAAGGCGGGTTTCCGCGTGGAATGTCTCGATGACGGGTTAAAGGCTGTTAAGCGTATTATGGAAGTTCCTCCGGATTTATTGATTCTTGACCTGATGCTGCCGGGCATGGACGGACTTGATGTTTGCCGCCACCTGCGGCAGCAGGAAAAGACACGCCTGCTACCGATCATCATTCTCACGGCAAGAGTGGAAGAAATCGACAGGGTGGTCGGTTTGGAACTGGGAGCTGATGATTATTTAACCAAACCTTTTAGCCCGCGCGAACTGGTGGCGAGAGTCAAGTCTATTCTTCGCCGGAGCCAGGGCAGCCAAACAAAAGTTGAAGCGGAACCCGGACCGATTGTCAGGGGCCCGCTAAAGATTTATCCTGACAGGTATGAGGCGGTCCTTGACGGCGAAGTGCTGGAACTTACTCCTAAGGAATTTCAGCTCCTGGTTCAGCTGGCGGCTAACCAGGGCAAAGTTTACACGCGGGAATTCTTGCTTGAAAACATCTGGGGATATGAATACCCGGGAGATACGCGGACGGTGGACGTGCATATCCGCCACCTCCGGCAAAAACTTGAAAAAAATTCGGGCCAGCCTGTACTGATAGAGACAATCAGGGGTATTGGCTACAGGTTTAAGGGGTAAAGATGAGCAAACTGGCGATAAGGGTCACATCTGTTTATTTTATTATTTCAATAATTACATTGATGACAATTGTATATATGTCCAGGATACTGGAGAAAGGGCTCTTTTATGTGCCAGCCCTTATTCTGATTTTCCTGGCGGGGGGTGCTGCTTTTTACTTGTGGTTTAACAAGCAGGCTGTGCATATTCGCAAATTGAACGAAATGGCCAAGGCCTTTGCCCAAGGAAACCTGATTCCCACGGGTATTGTTTCAACAGATGACGAGCTAGGGGAACTGAATGACTCCATGTGTCTTATGGCTAAAAATTTGAGCGAGCACCTGAGAAAAACTTTGCAGGAAAAAGACCGCATGGAAACAATACTCACCAGCATGGTGGAAGGTGTGCTGGTTTTTGACTGCCACGGGCGGCTGATACTTATGAACAGGGCTGCTGAGGACATGCTCGGGGTGAAGTTTGAGGATGAATCAAAACACTTTTTTCTGGAGATCTTGCAAAACCACCAGATGGCTGACCTGTTGAAACGGGGCCTTTCGGAAAGCAAGCGGCAGGTAATGGAAGTAAGACTGTCTCCAATGAATAACGAATACTACCGGGTGTATGTGACACCCATCTTGGGGAAGGAAGGCAATTCCCAGGGAGCCGTCATGGTGCTGCGCAATGTGACGAAGGTGAGGCTTCTCGAGCAAATGCGCAGCAATTTTGTCGCCAATGTCTCGCACGAGCTGCGAACACCACTCACTTCAATTAAGGGTTACGTGGAAACCCTGCTGGACGGAGCCCTGGATAACAAAGAGACTGCTCTTCATTTTTTGACGGTTATCAATACGGAAGCCGACCGCTTGAACCGGCTGATCGACGACCTTTTATACCTGTCGCAGCTGGAAACCGGCCGCATGGAGGTTGCCAAGAAAGTAATCGATTCAAAAACGTTTTTAGAAAAGGTTGTGGTCCTGCTGCAGCAGGTCGCCCGAAGCAAAAACATCAACATCGACACGGTTGTTCATCCGGCGGCCCAAACGTTTTTAGGCAACCAGGACATGATGGAACAGGTGATGATTAATTTGCTGGAGAATTCAATCAAGTATTCACATGATGGAGGTTCTGTCAGCGTAGAAATATTCCCGCACGAACAAGGAACAGCCATCAGGGTCAGCGACACGGGAATCGGTATCCCTGTGGAAAGCCTGCCGCGCATATTCGAGCGCTTTTATAGGGTGGATAAGGCGCGTTCACGCCAGGTCGGAGGCACGGGGCTGGGATTGTCCATCGTCAAGCATGTTGTCGACCGTCACCGCGGGCAGGTCCAGGTTGAATCCGAAGAGGACAAGGGGACCACGTTTACGATTATTTTGCCCAAGGCTTGATATTTAACATAATGTTAACCTGGGCTTAAGTAAAAAACATGCCGCCTCTTGTATAATTAAAGACAGTGATGAGAGGTGGTTTTGTTATGGAGCGAAACTATAAAATCACGGTAAAGAATCTGGACCTGTACTACGGGGAACGACAGGCGCTGAAAAATGTCAGTATGGACATAAAGGCGAACAGCGTTACCGCGCTTATTGGTCCTTCCGGCTGCGGGAAATCGACTTTTATCAGGACTTTGAACCGTATGAACGACCTTATCGCGGAAGTGAGGATAAAAGGAGAAGTGGCCATCGACGGGAAAAACGTTTACGGGGATGATGTGGATGTCGTGTCTCTGCGCAAGAGGGTGGGGATGGTTTTTCAGAATCCCAACCCTTTCCCCATGACGGTATATGATAATGTGGCGTACGGCCCGCGAATCCACGGGATAAAAGACCGGCGAAAACTCGGCGAAATTGTTGAAAAAAGTTTGCGGCAGGCGGCGCTCTGGGATGAGGTCAGCGACCGGCTGCACAAACCGGCCCTAGGGCTTTCAGGAGGGCAGCAGCAGCGCTTGTGTATTGCCCGGTTACTGGCGGTGGAACCGGAAATTCTATTGATGGACGAACCTACTTCGGCGCTGGATCCCATTTCGACGTTAAGAATAGAGGAACTGGTGCGAGAACTAAAAAAAGACTATACTATCGTCATAGTGACGCATAACATGCAGCAGGCAGCGAGGATTTCCGAGACAACGGCTTTTTTTCTCCACGGTGAAGTTATTGAGTGTGATGCCACACAGGTGATATTTACCAATCCTCGCCATCAACAGACTGAGGACTATATCACCGGACGGTTCGGATGATAACGTCAAACGGCTTTAGCAATATGTCGAAATATTAAGGGCAGAAAGGAGTAGAACGGCATGATCAGGCATGGCTTTGATGAAAGCCTGGATGGCCTGCAGAAGGACATCTTGCGCATGGGCAAGATGGTGGAGGAAATGCTGGATAAATCAGTTGAATCTTTGAAAAGGCAAGATACAAAAATGGCCGAGGAGGTGTTGAGAAGGGAAGAGCAAATAGACCTCTTGGAGCAGGAAATCGAACAAAAATGTCTCAGCCTTATTGCCACCCAGCAGCCTTTGGCCAAGGATTTGCGTAAAATTGCGGCCGGGTTTAAAATAATTACCGACCTGGAAAGAATGGCCGACTACAGTGAAGACATTGCCAAAGTAACCATTCGCCTGGCTGGAGAACCGCTGATTAAACCGCTGATAGACATCCCCCGCATGAGCAAGCTGGCCGGGCAAATGCTGAGCGACGCGCTTGACGCCTACGTAAGGGAAGATGTCGAACTTGCTTACCGCATGTGCCAGAATGATGATGAAGTGGACCATATTTATGCGCAGGTCATCAGGGAGCTGCTGACGTACATGATGGAGAATCCCAGGACCATAAGCCAGGCTACCAGCCTGATGTTTGTTGGAAGGTATATTGAAAGAATAGCCGATCATGCCACCAATATCGGAGAACGCGTGATTTACCTGGTAACGGGTGTCAAGAAAGAGCTTAATGATTGAGGGAGAAAACCGGCTGGCGAAAAAAATGCCGCATGTGCGGCATTTTTTATCCCGGGGGGAAGGATAACATTTCCTTCTGTAGAATAAATAAACGTTAGTGGTTTAATCATGAGGTTTTGAGAGGCACGAAAAGGTTGCGCGTAGTCGAAAAACAAAAGAATGAAATAATTAAGGATGAAGCAGCCAAGCGGTTAAAGGCAGCAACCCTGCTCGCTGCGGCGTTTGTTATAAAAATACTGGGGATTGTTTTGATAAAAGGCCTGGCGGCCAGCATCATGGTAGAGGCCGTGCAGGTAAAAGCCTCTGTCCTGGAAGACTTCCGACAGGCCGAATTCCTGGTAATCAGGCCAGAAACGACCGTGAACGCTCCCTTTCCGGGGCGGTTTGAAAAGACCCGGCAGGATGGGGAAAGGGTTGCCAGGGGCGCCCTGGTTGGTTACCTGACCAAAGAGGGAGGAACCAGCCTTGAGAAGCTGGAAAAAATTGAGATGAAGGCTCCGCAGGCAGGGATGCTTTCTTACGAAACGGACGGTTATGAAGAACTGTTCCACCCCGCCGTCTGGCCGCAGCCAGATTTGGACAAACTTGCGGAACTGCTGAAACGGTTAGACGGCAAGAACAGTGGAGATGCTAAAAAAAACGGCATGGTTGAAGCAGGTCAAGCGTTGTTTAAAATCATTAACAACCTGGAGCCGGAATACCTGTTTGCCGAAATAAACGAAGACCTGCCCAAAGAAATAAAAACAAACGGCTCTCTCGAGCTGCGCCTGGAAGAAGACGGCAAGACCGTCAACTGCGAGGTGGTTTGCATTTCCCGGACCGGAAGCGGTACAAGGCTTCTCCTCAAGGCACCCGGTATGCCGGAACTGCAAGGCAACCGTAAAGTCGACTGCAGGGTGATTTTAAGGAAGATACCGGGCGTTGTGCTGGACTATGGTGTTGTCGTGGAAAAGAACGGAAAAGAAGGTGTGTATCTTATCGAAAACGGTGTTGTAACCTGGCGCGCGGTAAGCGTGTCGGGAACGGCAGGTGAAATGGCTGTATTCAAGGGCTTGTTTCCCGGAGAATGGGTTGTTGTAACGCCTGAGCTGGTTAAGGAAGGGCAGAGGATATTAACGGAGAAATAGTCGGGATGGAGAGAATATGGAGCTGATAAAACAGAATTTGCTTGTTTTAAAGGAAGAAATTTATGAAGCCTGCCGCCGCAGCGGGCGCAAGCCTGATGAGGTTGTCCTGGTGGCGGTAAGCAAATCGCATCCCGTGGAGACCATCAGGAAGGCCTATGATTTGGGGCAGCGCGTTTTTGGAGAGAATCGCGTCCAGGAACTGCTGAAAAAGCAGCCGGAATTGCCGCCTGATATGGAATGGCATTTGGTTGGAACTTTACAGCGCAACAAGGTCAAACAGGTGATAGACAAGGTTTCCTTGATCCATTCCGTTGATTCGCTGCCCCTGGCGAAAGAAATCAGCAGGCAGGCCGTGTTGAAGGGAAAAACGGCGCATGTGCTTCTCCAGGTGAATATAGCGGAAGAAGCGAGCAAACACGGGTTTTTGCAAAAAGAATTGGCTGCCGCGGTCAAGGAAATTAATGATCTGCCTGGAATAAAGATTAAAGGGCTGATGACAATTGCGCCTATTACCCGGAACCCCCAAGAGGTGCGTCCGGTTTTCAGGCGCCTGCGGGAACTGGCCGGTGAAATGAAAGCACTGGGATTGCCGGACCTGGAGATGGACGAACTATCCATGGGCATGAGCGATGATTTCCAGGTAGCTGTAGAGGAAGGAGCAACCCTGGTGCGGATAGGCAGTCGTATTTTCGGTCCCCGAGTTTACTAAAGGAGGAGGAGGCTCTTGAAAGTCTTTGA
Coding sequences within it:
- a CDS encoding CAP domain-containing protein; protein product: MKRSMKRNTAVLLLALFVSCIFFTGQAYASWGAAKIAELRAKQSGGTVMPEPMPPVQEPPAGQGEMSQEESLLLKLVNDERTKNGLKPLQPMPELNHLARLKSEDIIKYNYFSHTSPTYGSFAKMVYDAGIRFYSVGENLAKGRSVTHAFYMFLGSAGHRANMLNSSFTHTGIGVVHDQYGVVVTQLFIMK
- a CDS encoding CAP domain-containing protein, which encodes MISKTKSGIAFVLLLVFCLLILAPAVQAAPVVAKPGDSSATIGEINMMLKSLGYYYGPVSDKYGVSTKYAVIIFQRMHRLPATGTVDELTYQVLKNEFNTKTGGDKTPAPSPEPAPVQEPNPQPGTQPKPEPAPVPEPAPSPAPVYGLTTDEQKMYELINQERAKAGVAPLQLDMRLVESARIKSKDMIDNNYFSHTSPVYGGFATLIRKYAPDYRYIGENIAGNRTVEAAQSAFMNSEGHRRNILNPNYTHVGIGVVDGGPYGKMITQHFGG
- a CDS encoding CAP domain-containing protein, with translation MMKKRTVTTIGTLVFLFFTLAFLASPMNAVASSLPVSDTGSQDNPIVAKMGDSGPVVREIKTMLGALRYINFYGTPSTYYTRVTAYGVYYFQRDNRLDMTGMVDLRTYNLLQAKYLAMLGRPAPSPAPAPSPAPVTGLTAEEQTMIDLVNQERLKAGVAPLQVDMRLVESARLKSQDMIDNNYFSHTSPTWGQFYTIIRQKTGSDYGYLGENLAGAPSVQTAHSLLMNSEGHRQNILNPNYTHIGIGIKKGGPYGMMFTQHFGGAAR
- the pgeF gene encoding peptidoglycan editing factor PgeF, which codes for MTGLFVKKEKEGITFYQAASFEAAGLVVHAFTGRKGGVSRGLFESLNLSILTQDLLENVLENRRRLCGILGISPDSLTGARQVHGDSVYLVRENDKGRGARQPGSVIPAADALMTAVPGITLVAFFADCVPVFFLDPVKKAVALTHAGWKGTVAGIAAKTAAAMTRAFGTKPEDLLAAVGPSIGPCHYQVDGPVIERVRLAFPDDYGELLPGMTADGHARFNLWEANVRQIRSLGVPAQNITVAGICTYCEQENFFSHRRGMAGRQAALIMLKNEQG
- a CDS encoding response regulator transcription factor; the protein is MTKVLVVDDEASIVELVKYNLEKAGFRVECLDDGLKAVKRIMEVPPDLLILDLMLPGMDGLDVCRHLRQQEKTRLLPIIILTARVEEIDRVVGLELGADDYLTKPFSPRELVARVKSILRRSQGSQTKVEAEPGPIVRGPLKIYPDRYEAVLDGEVLELTPKEFQLLVQLAANQGKVYTREFLLENIWGYEYPGDTRTVDVHIRHLRQKLEKNSGQPVLIETIRGIGYRFKG
- a CDS encoding ATP-binding protein; the protein is MSKLAIRVTSVYFIISIITLMTIVYMSRILEKGLFYVPALILIFLAGGAAFYLWFNKQAVHIRKLNEMAKAFAQGNLIPTGIVSTDDELGELNDSMCLMAKNLSEHLRKTLQEKDRMETILTSMVEGVLVFDCHGRLILMNRAAEDMLGVKFEDESKHFFLEILQNHQMADLLKRGLSESKRQVMEVRLSPMNNEYYRVYVTPILGKEGNSQGAVMVLRNVTKVRLLEQMRSNFVANVSHELRTPLTSIKGYVETLLDGALDNKETALHFLTVINTEADRLNRLIDDLLYLSQLETGRMEVAKKVIDSKTFLEKVVVLLQQVARSKNINIDTVVHPAAQTFLGNQDMMEQVMINLLENSIKYSHDGGSVSVEIFPHEQGTAIRVSDTGIGIPVESLPRIFERFYRVDKARSRQVGGTGLGLSIVKHVVDRHRGQVQVESEEDKGTTFTIILPKA
- the pstB gene encoding phosphate ABC transporter ATP-binding protein PstB encodes the protein MERNYKITVKNLDLYYGERQALKNVSMDIKANSVTALIGPSGCGKSTFIRTLNRMNDLIAEVRIKGEVAIDGKNVYGDDVDVVSLRKRVGMVFQNPNPFPMTVYDNVAYGPRIHGIKDRRKLGEIVEKSLRQAALWDEVSDRLHKPALGLSGGQQQRLCIARLLAVEPEILLMDEPTSALDPISTLRIEELVRELKKDYTIVIVTHNMQQAARISETTAFFLHGEVIECDATQVIFTNPRHQQTEDYITGRFG
- the phoU gene encoding phosphate signaling complex protein PhoU, which encodes MIRHGFDESLDGLQKDILRMGKMVEEMLDKSVESLKRQDTKMAEEVLRREEQIDLLEQEIEQKCLSLIATQQPLAKDLRKIAAGFKIITDLERMADYSEDIAKVTIRLAGEPLIKPLIDIPRMSKLAGQMLSDALDAYVREDVELAYRMCQNDDEVDHIYAQVIRELLTYMMENPRTISQATSLMFVGRYIERIADHATNIGERVIYLVTGVKKELND
- a CDS encoding YggS family pyridoxal phosphate-dependent enzyme, with the translated sequence MIKQNLLVLKEEIYEACRRSGRKPDEVVLVAVSKSHPVETIRKAYDLGQRVFGENRVQELLKKQPELPPDMEWHLVGTLQRNKVKQVIDKVSLIHSVDSLPLAKEISRQAVLKGKTAHVLLQVNIAEEASKHGFLQKELAAAVKEINDLPGIKIKGLMTIAPITRNPQEVRPVFRRLRELAGEMKALGLPDLEMDELSMGMSDDFQVAVEEGATLVRIGSRIFGPRVY